Genomic window (Desulforapulum autotrophicum HRM2):
CATTAAAGAGATCCTGTAACTGCCGATGTATCGGAATCATTTCAATCTGACAAAAAAGCCCTTCAGCATAAGTTCAGACCCTGAATTTCTGTGGCTTGGCCCATGCCATGCCAAGGTACTTGCCTCCCTGACCCTTGCCCTGGACAGGGGAGGGGTTCTGGTTTTAACCGGGGATGTCGGAACCGGCAAAACAACCCTTGTGAACACCATTGTCCAGGGCCTGCCCCCCAGCGTTCACACGGCAAAACTCCCAGACCCCTGCTTTGAAATGCATCTGCTCTTTTCAACGATTGCCCAGGACCTGGGATTTGAGTTCCACAACGAAAGAAAATTTGAAACCATTCTGGCCAGATTTCTTGAAAAGATCCTGCTTTTAAATGAGCGATGCCTGGTGATTGTTGACGAGGCCCAGCGCATCGGAAACAGGTTCTTAAAAGCCCTTTATTCATGGCAGGATCTGGGCAACGGTAACCTTCCCATAACGGTGCTTCTTGTTGGACAGAACGAATTTGATGAAATGTTGCCCTTGTTTAACAAGGGGCGATTTCTGGAAAAAACAACCCTTAACCAGAAACTTGTTCCTTTAAGCCAGGAAGAGACAGCGGACTATGTTCGATTCAGGATGCTGCACTCCGGAACCGAGAATGAAATTTTTTCTGAAACAGCCCTTAACGATATCGCTACTATTTCTAAGGGC
Coding sequences:
- a CDS encoding ExeA family protein; amino-acid sequence: MYRNHFNLTKKPFSISSDPEFLWLGPCHAKVLASLTLALDRGGVLVLTGDVGTGKTTLVNTIVQGLPPSVHTAKLPDPCFEMHLLFSTIAQDLGFEFHNERKFETILARFLEKILLLNERCLVIVDEAQRIGNRFLKALYSWQDLGNGNLPITVLLVGQNEFDEMLPLFNKGRFLEKTTLNQKLVPLSQEETADYVRFRMLHSGTENEIFSETALNDIATISKGYPRMINILCDHCLLIAHREKLQKVDSSIVKIAAKKLLLPQEIHSLSSGKDKTDKTPDPGRRLWVMASMLCLGVILIIAFFIIPDSRYKNFKRHLFPVPESRFKPPVDAAGSVAEVPREKVLDKPVLKQAEAMKPDAKVLIVPKARESVKDFVDEVFKGVERRMLQSRDEPVIAADRPTGKESIQKNKPMSKTIEQGNPDLDAPDPGDVITWLLERKDSTN